A segment of the Niveibacterium umoris genome:
ATCGTTGCGGGCGTGCTGGCATTGTCAGCTGTCGCTTCGGGGAGCAGCTTTGCCGCCCCCATCAGCACGCTCCTGGGCAGTACCACCACTCCCCAGGTTCAAATGGGGCCCGAGTGGTTTAGCCGCTTTGATGCGTCGCTGATCACCAGCACGCAGTTCAACCAGCTCAAGACCAGCCCAAGCGTCAATCTGGGCCTTTACGCCACGTCCGACACGGTGAAGATCACCTACGTGGGAACCGGCGCATCGCGCGATTCAAACCTGTTCTTGGCCAGTGCTGGCGGCGCGCTCAACACCACCACCTTCTGGAATCCGATCTACGCCAGTGGTGGCACCAACAATCTGGGCACCTACAACCCGGTCAATGCCGCGAACGAACTCTTCGAAACCCGTGCGGGCTGCACCTACCCGACGGCGAAGGCCGGCAACACCTGTCTCGCGTCCCAGGTGGGCAAGTCGCGCGAAATCACAGGGCTGAGCACAGGCACACAACTGGTTTTCGGCCTGCAGACCATTCCGCTGGTGTACGACGGCATCAATCTGCCCAACGTCGAATACTTCTTCACCGGCCCCGGCACCAACAACGACGACCCCAAGGGCTGGAACGACGACGCCGTACACGCACATGTGTTCGCGCTGGACGCCTCGGCAAACAAGTTCCTCGTTGGCTTCGAGGACACCTGGCTGGGGCGCGGCAGCAAGAGCGACCGCGATTTCAACGACATGGTCTTCATTTTCGAAGGCGTGGCGGTTGATAACCCCGAGCCGGTTGATCACCCGGTGCCGGCACCTTCCACCGCCGCACTGGTCGCGCTGGGCCTCGGCCTGATGGGCTGGCGTCAGCGCAAGCAGCCGCGCTGAGCGCATTGAGTCGCCTTGATCCGACCCGGATCAAGGCGACCAGGTCGCATCCTGCCGACAATGCGCGGGATGCACGAACCTTTCCCCTCCCACCCCTTCGGCAAGCGCCGTTACAACGCCTACAACGACTGGGTTGCACGCAATTGCGGTGGCCGCATCCAGAAAGTGTCGGTCTCTGCGGGTTTCACCTGCCCCAATCGTGATGGCACGCTCGGCACCGGCGGCTGTACCTTTTGCAACAACGCGGGCTTCACGCCCGGTTACCTCGATCCGCGCGCCGATGTGCTCGCCCAGATCGACACCGGTATCGGTTTCCTTCGGCGTCGCTACCCGAACACCCGACGCTTCATCGCCTATTTCCAGGCCTACAGCAACACCTATGGCGAGCTCGACCGCCTGCGAGCCAGCTACGAAGCCGCGCTGTCGCATCCCGCGATTGACGGGCTGGCGATCGGCACCCGCCCGGATTGTCTGCCAGACGCGGTGCTGGACTATCTCGCCGAACTGGCACAGCACAAGCACATCGAGCTCGAGATCGGCATTGAATCGGTGTCGGATGCAGCGCTGGCGCGCGTCAATCGCGGCCATGACTTCGCCTGCAGCGCCGATGCAGTGTCGCGCGCCGCATCTCGTGGACTGTTCGTGACCGGGCACCTGATCCTCGGACTGCCCGGAGAAGCGCGGCAAGACCTGCTCGACGGCGCTTTTCGCCTTTCCGCCTTGCCACTGCGCGCGCTCAAATTCCATCAACTCCAGCTGGTACGCGGCACGGCGCTCGCGCGCGACTGGCAAAACGATCCGTCGGCGGTGCCGCTCTTCGACGAAGCCGGATACCTGGCCTTGTTGGCGGACTACATCGAACGCCTGACCCCCGACATCCTGATCCAGCGTCTCGGCAGCGAGGTCCCGCCGCGCCTGAAACTGGCGCCGCACTGGAACATGCGCCTTTCCGAACTGGCGCCTAAGCTTCAAGCCGAACTGGAAGCACGCGCGTCGTTCCAGGGGATGCGCTGGCAGAAGTCCTGAGCGCGCCAAAAGCACAAAAACCGACAAGACGGAAGGCTGGCTTGCGCCTACGGTTCTGCCCACACGAACAGAAGCGTTCCGCACACGACCGACGACAGGAACGCCGGGATTCACCTGACCCCTTGGTCAGGGTCCGCATCATCCAGGAGCAACAAACCCATGCGTAGTTCATTCCTCAAGCGCAAACCGCTCGCGCTCCTCCTCGCCTGCTTGCTAACAGCCTGTGGCGGCGGTGGTTCATCCGGCAGCGGCGCTGGCACCGGCGTAACGCCCGCGCCCACGCCTACACCGACGCCGGTGCCTCCGGTCGACAGTTCCATCGCCATCACCAGTGCCGCCGGCAGCGTCGAAAACCGCCTTGCGTGCAACAAGGGCGCGGTGGTTGCCGAGTGCGGCCTGCGCATCTACCAGGTGATGGTGGAATCCTTTGTCGACGGGAACC
Coding sequences within it:
- a CDS encoding DUF4114 domain-containing protein, encoding MQKKIVAGVLALSAVASGSSFAAPISTLLGSTTTPQVQMGPEWFSRFDASLITSTQFNQLKTSPSVNLGLYATSDTVKITYVGTGASRDSNLFLASAGGALNTTTFWNPIYASGGTNNLGTYNPVNAANELFETRAGCTYPTAKAGNTCLASQVGKSREITGLSTGTQLVFGLQTIPLVYDGINLPNVEYFFTGPGTNNDDPKGWNDDAVHAHVFALDASANKFLVGFEDTWLGRGSKSDRDFNDMVFIFEGVAVDNPEPVDHPVPAPSTAALVALGLGLMGWRQRKQPR
- a CDS encoding TIGR01212 family radical SAM protein (This family includes YhcC from E. coli K-12, an uncharacterized radical SAM protein.), which encodes MHEPFPSHPFGKRRYNAYNDWVARNCGGRIQKVSVSAGFTCPNRDGTLGTGGCTFCNNAGFTPGYLDPRADVLAQIDTGIGFLRRRYPNTRRFIAYFQAYSNTYGELDRLRASYEAALSHPAIDGLAIGTRPDCLPDAVLDYLAELAQHKHIELEIGIESVSDAALARVNRGHDFACSADAVSRAASRGLFVTGHLILGLPGEARQDLLDGAFRLSALPLRALKFHQLQLVRGTALARDWQNDPSAVPLFDEAGYLALLADYIERLTPDILIQRLGSEVPPRLKLAPHWNMRLSELAPKLQAELEARASFQGMRWQKS